Proteins co-encoded in one Zootoca vivipara chromosome 3, rZooViv1.1, whole genome shotgun sequence genomic window:
- the BTBD3 gene encoding BTB/POZ domain-containing protein 3 isoform X1, which yields MVDDKGKNMKCLTFFLMLPETVKNRSKKSSKKASSSSGGSSSKLPPVCYEIITLKTKKKKKMAADIFPRKKPANSNTTAVQQYHQQNINNNNIIPAPNWQGLYPTIRERNAVMFNNDLMADVHFVVGPPGGTQRLPGHKYVLAVGSSVFHAMFYGELAEDKDEIRIPDVEPSAFLAMLKYIYCDEIDLAADTVLATLYAAKKYIVPHLARACVNFLETSLSAKNACVLLSQSCLFEEPDLTERCWEVIDAQAELALKSEGFCDIDFQTLESILQRETLNAKEIVVFEAALSWAEVECQRQELPASIDNKRKVLGKALYLIRIPTMALDDFANGAAQSGILTLNETNDIFLWYTAAKKPELQFVSNARKGLVPQRCHRFQSCAYRSNQWRYRGRCDSIQFAVDKRVFIAGFGLYGSSCGSAEYSAKIELKRQGVILGQNLSKYFSDGSSNTFPVWFEYPVQIEPDTFYTASVILDGNELSYFGQEGMTEVQCGKVTVQFQCSSDSTNGTGVQGGQIPELIFYA from the exons ATGGTAGATGACAAGGGAAAGAACATGAAATGTCTCACCTTCTTCTTGATGCTTCCAGAGACAGTTAAGAACAGGTCCAAGAAAAGCTCCAAGAAGGCAAGCAgtagcagtggtggcagcagcagcaagttacCTCCAGTTTGCTATGAAATCATTACCTTGAagactaaaaagaagaagaagatggctgCTGATATTTTCCCCCGAAAGAAGCCGGCAAACAGTAACACCACTGCTGTCCAGCAATACCACCAGCAAAacatcaataacaacaacatcatccCAGCTCCAAACTGGCAAGGACTGTACCCCACCATCCGAGAAAG AAATGCAGTAATGTTCAACAATGACTTGATGGCAGATGTTCATTTTGTGGTTGGTCCACCAGGTGGGACCCAGCGGTTGCCAGGACACAAA TATGTCTTAGCTGTTGGAAGCTCTGTATTCCATGCAATGTTTTATGGAGAGCTTGCTGAGGACAAAGATGAAATCCGTATACCAGATGTGGAGCCTTCTGCTTTCCTCGCTATGCTGAA ATACATATATTGTGATGAAATTGACTTGGCTGCGGATACAGTTCTGGCAACTCTTTACGCTGCCAAGAAGTACATCGTTCCTCATCTTGCCCGCGCATGTGTTAACTTCCTAGAGACGAGTCTGAGTGCAAAAAACGCTTGTGTACTGCTCTCCCAGAGCTGTTTATTTGAGGAACCAGACCTGACTGAGCGCTGCTGGGAAGTGATTGATGCCCAGGCAGAGCTGGCTTTGAAATCGGAAGGGTTCTGTGACATTGATTTTCAAACACTCGAAAGCATCCTCCAGAGGGAGACCCTGAATGCCAAAGAAATTGTGGTTTTTGAAGCTGCTCTCAGTTGGGCCGAAGTAGAGTGTCAACGGCAAGAGCTACCTGCCAGCATAGACAACAAGCGCAAAGTCCTTGGGAAGGCGCTCTATCTCATCCGCATCCCTACGATGGCGCTTGATGACTTTGCAAATGGTGCTGCTCAGTCCGGCATCCTGACCCTCAATGAAACAAACGATATCTTCCTTTGGTACACGGCTGCCAAAAAGCCAGAGCTGCAGTTTGTGAGCAATGCCCGGAAAGGCCTTGTCCCGCAACGCTGCCACCGCTTCCAGTCTTGTGCCTACCGCAGCAACCAGTGGCGCTACAGGGGCCGTTGTGACAGCATACAGTTTGCTGTTGACAAGAGAGTTTTCATTGCTGGCTTCGGGCTCTATGGCTCCAGCTGTGGATCGGCCGAATACAGTGCCAAGATTGAACTCAAACGGCAAGGCGTTATCCTAGGGCAAAACTTGAGCAAGTACTTCTCTGACGGATCTAGCAACACTTTCCCGGTGTGGTTTGAGTACCCCGTGCAGATCGAGCCAGATACCTTTTACACAGCTAGTGTGATTCTGGATGGAAATGAACTCAGCTATTTTGGACAGGAAGGGATGACAGAAGTTCAGTGTGGCAAAGTAACTGTGCAGTTCCAGTGCTCTTCAGACAGTACCAATGGCACTGGGGTTCAGGGGGGGCAGATTCCAGAACTTATCTTTTATGCCTGA
- the BTBD3 gene encoding BTB/POZ domain-containing protein 3 isoform X2, protein MAADIFPRKKPANSNTTAVQQYHQQNINNNNIIPAPNWQGLYPTIRERNAVMFNNDLMADVHFVVGPPGGTQRLPGHKYVLAVGSSVFHAMFYGELAEDKDEIRIPDVEPSAFLAMLKYIYCDEIDLAADTVLATLYAAKKYIVPHLARACVNFLETSLSAKNACVLLSQSCLFEEPDLTERCWEVIDAQAELALKSEGFCDIDFQTLESILQRETLNAKEIVVFEAALSWAEVECQRQELPASIDNKRKVLGKALYLIRIPTMALDDFANGAAQSGILTLNETNDIFLWYTAAKKPELQFVSNARKGLVPQRCHRFQSCAYRSNQWRYRGRCDSIQFAVDKRVFIAGFGLYGSSCGSAEYSAKIELKRQGVILGQNLSKYFSDGSSNTFPVWFEYPVQIEPDTFYTASVILDGNELSYFGQEGMTEVQCGKVTVQFQCSSDSTNGTGVQGGQIPELIFYA, encoded by the exons atggctgCTGATATTTTCCCCCGAAAGAAGCCGGCAAACAGTAACACCACTGCTGTCCAGCAATACCACCAGCAAAacatcaataacaacaacatcatccCAGCTCCAAACTGGCAAGGACTGTACCCCACCATCCGAGAAAG AAATGCAGTAATGTTCAACAATGACTTGATGGCAGATGTTCATTTTGTGGTTGGTCCACCAGGTGGGACCCAGCGGTTGCCAGGACACAAA TATGTCTTAGCTGTTGGAAGCTCTGTATTCCATGCAATGTTTTATGGAGAGCTTGCTGAGGACAAAGATGAAATCCGTATACCAGATGTGGAGCCTTCTGCTTTCCTCGCTATGCTGAA ATACATATATTGTGATGAAATTGACTTGGCTGCGGATACAGTTCTGGCAACTCTTTACGCTGCCAAGAAGTACATCGTTCCTCATCTTGCCCGCGCATGTGTTAACTTCCTAGAGACGAGTCTGAGTGCAAAAAACGCTTGTGTACTGCTCTCCCAGAGCTGTTTATTTGAGGAACCAGACCTGACTGAGCGCTGCTGGGAAGTGATTGATGCCCAGGCAGAGCTGGCTTTGAAATCGGAAGGGTTCTGTGACATTGATTTTCAAACACTCGAAAGCATCCTCCAGAGGGAGACCCTGAATGCCAAAGAAATTGTGGTTTTTGAAGCTGCTCTCAGTTGGGCCGAAGTAGAGTGTCAACGGCAAGAGCTACCTGCCAGCATAGACAACAAGCGCAAAGTCCTTGGGAAGGCGCTCTATCTCATCCGCATCCCTACGATGGCGCTTGATGACTTTGCAAATGGTGCTGCTCAGTCCGGCATCCTGACCCTCAATGAAACAAACGATATCTTCCTTTGGTACACGGCTGCCAAAAAGCCAGAGCTGCAGTTTGTGAGCAATGCCCGGAAAGGCCTTGTCCCGCAACGCTGCCACCGCTTCCAGTCTTGTGCCTACCGCAGCAACCAGTGGCGCTACAGGGGCCGTTGTGACAGCATACAGTTTGCTGTTGACAAGAGAGTTTTCATTGCTGGCTTCGGGCTCTATGGCTCCAGCTGTGGATCGGCCGAATACAGTGCCAAGATTGAACTCAAACGGCAAGGCGTTATCCTAGGGCAAAACTTGAGCAAGTACTTCTCTGACGGATCTAGCAACACTTTCCCGGTGTGGTTTGAGTACCCCGTGCAGATCGAGCCAGATACCTTTTACACAGCTAGTGTGATTCTGGATGGAAATGAACTCAGCTATTTTGGACAGGAAGGGATGACAGAAGTTCAGTGTGGCAAAGTAACTGTGCAGTTCCAGTGCTCTTCAGACAGTACCAATGGCACTGGGGTTCAGGGGGGGCAGATTCCAGAACTTATCTTTTATGCCTGA